The following proteins are co-located in the Trichormus variabilis 0441 genome:
- a CDS encoding GUN4 domain-containing protein gives MLARKHKQLITYESITIYEKTYRFPIFKNPKLKKVQKKIIKCQELIQVGGKSNCYFWGIVKRKQEVTQEKVFAEVKLLISEYIQIIDSLDNYKDSYQSFLLKFIDDWKNLFNQKYIEIRKINDERNKLEIKHNGNTQIIEKLTREKQENLKSILLLSKTNLLILEKIELLSEGIKQLAEDTQNQRQAIEQIVKDLDVYQEVYEYQIRATKIRQEIAKIAETAMNVENSLKDCFNPFQSLIDEVVKIDADFYATVGEIQHLATNDLNYQPNVFTIQDNHTVSHNLLNLLVASYEKQDRLNEAFFKSQLLDWQLQDSDFSQDDITANQAICLISNYMSTQLVAQKKVLGIVETDVVYSHAKIASEATVATEPDNHDIDYLSEFKSNKNIDYSILQNLLAQYKWQDADIETAKLMLRVMGKNYWHEVYKADILAFSCQELYKIDQLWQQYSHGYFGFSVQQSIWEEIGGQIDYETEKKLGDRLGWRKEGNWLNYEQITFKLSPNTPIGHLPVKWLHYDGDIFDICPNSSAEPMSMGAWRVGSWLVWQMHLFFTRVKICRENFPII, from the coding sequence ATGCTAGCTAGAAAGCACAAACAATTAATTACTTATGAATCAATTACGATTTATGAAAAAACTTATAGATTTCCTATTTTTAAAAATCCCAAATTAAAAAAAGTTCAAAAAAAAATTATCAAATGTCAAGAATTAATTCAAGTAGGTGGTAAATCTAATTGTTATTTTTGGGGAATAGTTAAGCGAAAACAGGAAGTTACTCAAGAAAAAGTTTTTGCAGAAGTTAAATTATTAATTAGTGAATATATTCAAATCATTGATTCCTTGGATAACTATAAAGATAGTTATCAAAGTTTTTTATTAAAATTCATAGATGACTGGAAAAATCTATTTAATCAGAAATACATTGAAATTAGAAAGATTAATGATGAAAGAAACAAGCTAGAAATAAAACATAATGGTAATACTCAAATTATTGAAAAATTAACACGGGAGAAACAAGAGAATTTAAAATCGATTTTATTGTTGAGTAAAACTAATCTTTTGATTTTAGAAAAGATAGAGTTACTCAGTGAAGGTATTAAGCAATTAGCCGAAGATACGCAAAATCAAAGGCAAGCTATTGAGCAAATAGTTAAGGATTTAGATGTATATCAAGAAGTTTATGAATATCAAATCAGAGCTACAAAAATTCGTCAAGAAATAGCGAAAATAGCTGAAACAGCTATGAATGTTGAAAACTCTCTGAAAGATTGCTTTAATCCGTTTCAGTCTTTAATAGATGAGGTAGTCAAAATTGATGCGGATTTTTATGCAACTGTAGGAGAGATTCAACATTTAGCTACTAATGATTTAAATTATCAACCAAATGTATTCACTATACAAGATAATCATACTGTTTCCCATAATCTGCTCAACTTATTAGTTGCTAGTTATGAAAAACAAGATAGACTAAATGAGGCTTTTTTCAAGTCACAATTATTAGATTGGCAGCTTCAAGATTCGGATTTTAGTCAAGATGATATAACTGCAAATCAAGCAATTTGTTTGATATCTAATTATATGTCTACTCAACTGGTAGCTCAAAAAAAAGTACTGGGGATAGTAGAAACAGATGTTGTGTATTCCCATGCTAAAATTGCTTCTGAAGCAACAGTAGCAACTGAACCAGATAATCATGATATTGATTATCTCAGTGAATTTAAAAGCAATAAAAATATAGATTACAGCATACTGCAAAATCTCCTCGCACAATATAAATGGCAAGATGCTGATATAGAAACTGCTAAATTAATGTTGCGCGTGATGGGTAAGAATTATTGGCATGAGGTTTATAAAGCAGATATTCTCGCTTTTTCTTGTCAAGAATTATATAAGATTGATCAACTTTGGCAACAATATAGTCATGGTTATTTTGGCTTTAGTGTTCAGCAAAGTATTTGGGAAGAAATAGGTGGACAAATAGATTACGAAACGGAAAAGAAACTTGGCGATCGCCTGGGTTGGAGAAAAGAGGGAAACTGGTTAAATTATGAGCAAATAACTTTTAAGTTATCACCAAATACACCGATAGGACATCTACCAGTTAAATGGTTACATTATGACGGAGATATTTTTGATATCTGCCCAAATTCATCGGCGGAACCCATGTCCATGGGGGCTTGGCGAGTCGGTTCTTGGCTAGTATGGCAGATGCACTTATTTTTTACCCGTGTCAAAATTTGTCGTGAAAACTTTCCCATAATTTAA
- a CDS encoding AAA-like domain-containing protein — protein MKYQVGGSLPSDDPNYVIRQADKQLYASLKAGDFCYVLNSRQMGKSSLLHRTSNHLTKEGHICIYIDVTRLGSEDTTTEQWYKGIIISIFYSLNLSEKVNFQQWWKMQSGLSPIQKLNQFVEEVLLPHNQSGRIFIFIDEIDSLLSLNFSVSDFFAWIRHCYNQRAHDPKFQRLGFAVFGVVSPSELITDKRRTPFNIGTAIQLYGFTLDEATPLLKGLEEVISQPQAVLQKIIDWTSGQPFLTQKLCQLVVQTAWNTPNRKIDLPPATAGYWVEQLVQKQIIQYWEAKDEPEHLRTIRDRLLFNEKRAGRLLGIYQQMLQAESGNLPVEIDDSQEQKELLLSGLVEKQQGYLKIKNPIYRYVFHHEWVIRQLDNLRPYSQIFNVWVASGYQDESRLLRGQALKDAQDWSQGKSLSDLDYRFLAASQEYEQREIQTALEAARVKEVEARLVQEKKTAKLQRLLLIAMCVKFLLSSSLAMGIYILYRQAKNSEFQAKNSEIRALISSSEGMFASNRRLDALIEAIKAKDRLKKLENPNADITNQANNVLRQAVYGADESNRFWGHTAAVMAVDVSPDSSLIASASIDRTIKLWRRDGTKITTLKGHQGAVRSVRFSPDGQMVASASEDGTIKLWKLNGTLLKTFKGHTASVWGVAFSRDGQFLASASWDTTVRLWKRDGTLLNTFRDSKEAFWGVAFSPDGQIVAAANLDGTVKLWQRQGSGWQEAKPLQPLKSHTAWVVGVAFSPDGQTLASSSEDKTVKLWRRDPADGSYRLDKTLKQTTGIAGVAFSADGQTIASASLDKTIKLWNIDGTELRTLRGHSASVWGVTFSPDGSFIASAGAENVIRLWQSQNPMQKSVTAHYGGIWSIAITSDSSTVGTASHDNTARLWSRQGGLVKTFTQEKGGIIAISFSADGKLVALPTYNETVLLKKPDGSDVASYKNTQGKITAAVLSPDGQAIAIANVHKVAQIWRRNQPTSQVLKGHQAEVWQVAFSPNSKIVASASGDSTVKLWTLDGKLLTTLAGHSSVVWSVAFSPDNKMVATGSGDNTVKLWTIDGKLLRTFTGHTAAIWGVAFSPDGKILASGSVDATVKLWKMDGTELTTLTGHTAAIRKIAISRDGTILASGGDDNTLILWNLPQILSLDALTYGCNLVKDYLQTNTGLEEGDRHICNHLEN, from the coding sequence ATGAAATATCAGGTTGGTGGTAGTCTCCCTAGTGATGATCCTAATTATGTTATCCGTCAGGCGGACAAACAACTCTACGCCAGCCTCAAAGCTGGTGATTTTTGTTATGTCTTAAATTCTCGCCAAATGGGGAAATCATCTCTACTACATCGCACAAGCAACCATCTGACAAAAGAAGGCCATATTTGTATTTATATAGATGTGACACGCTTGGGTAGTGAGGATACAACAACTGAACAATGGTACAAAGGGATTATTATCAGTATTTTTTACAGCTTAAATTTGTCTGAAAAAGTCAATTTTCAGCAATGGTGGAAGATGCAGTCTGGTCTTTCCCCCATACAGAAGTTAAATCAATTTGTAGAAGAGGTGCTACTGCCACACAATCAAAGTGGGCGTATCTTTATTTTTATTGATGAGATTGATAGTTTGTTGAGCTTGAACTTTTCGGTTAGTGACTTTTTTGCCTGGATTCGTCATTGTTACAACCAAAGGGCCCATGACCCCAAATTTCAACGTTTAGGATTTGCAGTGTTCGGAGTAGTGAGTCCATCTGAACTGATTACCGATAAGCGTCGTACACCCTTTAACATTGGTACAGCAATTCAGTTGTATGGTTTTACACTCGATGAAGCAACACCATTACTCAAAGGGTTAGAAGAAGTAATTAGTCAACCCCAAGCAGTATTACAGAAGATTATTGATTGGACGAGTGGACAACCATTCCTAACCCAAAAACTTTGTCAATTAGTGGTGCAGACTGCATGGAACACACCAAACCGCAAAATTGATTTACCTCCAGCCACAGCCGGGTATTGGGTAGAACAACTGGTACAAAAGCAGATTATTCAATATTGGGAAGCAAAAGACGAACCAGAACACCTACGCACCATTCGCGATCGCCTCCTCTTTAACGAAAAACGCGCCGGCAGGTTGTTAGGGATTTATCAACAAATGCTGCAAGCTGAGTCCGGTAATTTACCTGTGGAAATCGATGATAGTCAAGAACAAAAAGAACTATTATTATCTGGTTTAGTTGAGAAACAGCAAGGCTATCTCAAAATTAAAAATCCCATTTATCGCTATGTTTTCCATCATGAATGGGTAATCAGACAATTAGATAATCTCCGCCCTTACTCACAAATCTTCAACGTTTGGGTAGCCTCTGGTTATCAAGATGAGTCTCGTTTACTGCGGGGACAGGCGCTAAAAGATGCTCAAGATTGGTCCCAGGGCAAAAGTCTGAGCGATTTGGATTATCGTTTCCTCGCAGCCAGCCAAGAATATGAACAGCGCGAAATCCAAACAGCCTTAGAAGCAGCACGAGTCAAAGAAGTAGAAGCGCGACTAGTGCAAGAGAAAAAAACTGCTAAATTACAAAGATTGCTGTTGATAGCTATGTGCGTTAAGTTTCTGCTCTCTAGCAGTTTGGCTATGGGAATCTACATTTTGTACCGCCAAGCTAAAAACAGCGAATTTCAAGCTAAAAACAGCGAAATTCGAGCCTTAATATCTTCTTCTGAGGGAATGTTTGCCTCAAATCGCAGGTTAGATGCACTCATAGAAGCAATTAAAGCCAAAGATCGGCTAAAAAAACTAGAAAACCCCAACGCAGATATTACAAATCAAGCGAATAATGTACTGCGGCAAGCTGTTTATGGTGCAGATGAGTCCAACCGTTTTTGGGGACACACGGCAGCTGTGATGGCAGTAGATGTCAGTCCCGATAGTTCTCTGATTGCTTCGGCTAGTATAGATAGAACCATCAAACTTTGGCGACGAGATGGAACCAAAATTACCACCCTTAAAGGTCATCAAGGAGCAGTGAGATCGGTGAGGTTTAGTCCTGATGGTCAGATGGTGGCTTCAGCGAGTGAGGATGGTACTATTAAACTTTGGAAACTCAATGGCACTTTGCTGAAGACTTTTAAAGGTCACACTGCTTCAGTCTGGGGAGTAGCCTTTAGTCGGGACGGTCAATTTCTCGCCTCTGCTAGTTGGGACACAACGGTGAGACTGTGGAAACGTGATGGTACTTTACTCAACACTTTTCGAGATAGCAAAGAGGCATTTTGGGGAGTTGCATTTAGTCCAGATGGTCAAATTGTGGCGGCTGCCAATCTGGACGGAACAGTAAAACTCTGGCAAAGACAAGGTTCTGGGTGGCAGGAAGCCAAACCTCTACAACCCCTCAAAAGTCACACAGCTTGGGTTGTGGGAGTAGCTTTCAGTCCTGATGGTCAGACACTTGCTTCCAGCAGTGAAGACAAAACTGTCAAACTTTGGCGGCGAGATCCCGCAGATGGCAGTTACCGCCTTGATAAAACTCTCAAACAAACGACTGGGATTGCTGGAGTCGCCTTTAGTGCCGATGGTCAAACGATCGCCTCTGCCAGTCTGGACAAAACCATTAAACTGTGGAACATCGATGGTACAGAACTGAGGACACTGAGAGGACATAGCGCTTCTGTTTGGGGTGTTACTTTTAGTCCAGATGGCAGTTTTATCGCTTCTGCGGGTGCTGAAAACGTTATCAGACTCTGGCAAAGTCAAAATCCCATGCAAAAGAGTGTCACTGCCCATTATGGGGGTATTTGGTCGATAGCAATTACATCAGATAGTTCTACCGTTGGCACAGCTAGCCATGATAATACTGCTAGACTTTGGAGTCGCCAAGGCGGATTGGTGAAAACTTTCACCCAAGAGAAGGGGGGAATTATCGCCATTTCCTTTAGTGCAGATGGCAAGCTAGTTGCCCTTCCCACTTATAATGAGACAGTTTTACTCAAAAAGCCAGATGGTTCTGATGTTGCGAGTTACAAAAATACTCAAGGTAAAATTACAGCAGCAGTTTTGAGTCCCGATGGTCAAGCGATCGCGATCGCTAATGTTCACAAGGTTGCTCAAATATGGCGGCGCAATCAGCCTACATCCCAGGTTCTCAAAGGTCATCAAGCTGAAGTTTGGCAGGTGGCTTTCAGTCCTAATAGTAAAATCGTGGCTTCAGCCAGTGGTGATAGTACAGTTAAGTTATGGACTCTCGATGGTAAGTTGCTGACAACCCTTGCTGGACACTCTTCGGTAGTCTGGAGTGTCGCCTTCAGTCCCGATAATAAAATGGTAGCTACTGGTAGTGGTGATAATACAGTTAAGCTGTGGACTATTGATGGCAAGCTTTTGAGAACATTTACAGGTCACACAGCTGCGATTTGGGGTGTAGCATTTAGTCCCGACGGCAAAATACTAGCCTCTGGTAGTGTGGATGCTACCGTCAAGCTGTGGAAAATGGATGGTACAGAACTAACAACTCTCACCGGACATACAGCAGCCATTAGGAAAATTGCGATCAGCCGGGATGGCACAATTCTAGCTTCTGGGGGTGATGACAACACCCTAATTTTGTGGAATTTACCCCAGATTCTCAGCCTAGATGCCCTAACTTATGGTTGCAATCTAGTCAAAGATTATTTGCAAACTAACACAGGCTTGGAGGAAGGCGATCGTCATATATGCAATCATCTTGAGAATTAA
- a CDS encoding AAA-like domain-containing protein: MKLKQNKTKRRRGVILTPKGLKRLQEAILSWEILQNKGDRLTLEQLSRQINVSTKTLSRLWSLSASVDHRTLKLCFGTFNLEVDEEDYTILTEENETEMSDLLTDVVSEKAEHLSQLSTEPVGNSLSYPDGAVSLDSPFYIERSPIEELVYREVTQPGCVIRIRAPRQMGKSSLVLRLLSFANTQNYHTVNLKCNQIDEQCFTNLNKLLRCICWQIATQLGLDPSLDDKWDEEIGCKLICSLYVQNYILKQCHNPIVLVLNDVDRLFEYPHIANDFFVLLRSWCEEARQNHNWQKLRLVVVYSTEQYISLDINHSPFNVGLPIRLHEFTQQQVEDLARRYGLKWTDGKESARLMSLVGGHPALVQLALYYLSSGTMTLSELIQEAIANGGIYRHHLQRHWAKLQVNPHLARVYTELVTTKQSTFIDPMDAHKLESLGLICFEGDRVLPRCELYRTYFVKQLSTIAS; this comes from the coding sequence ATGAAATTAAAGCAAAATAAAACGAAGAGAAGAAGAGGAGTTATCTTAACTCCCAAGGGACTAAAACGGTTACAAGAAGCGATTCTATCTTGGGAGATATTACAAAATAAAGGCGATCGCTTAACTTTAGAACAACTGAGTAGACAAATCAATGTTTCTACTAAAACTCTGAGTCGGTTGTGGTCTTTGAGTGCCAGTGTAGATCACAGAACTTTAAAATTGTGCTTTGGAACCTTTAACTTAGAAGTAGATGAAGAAGATTACACAATTTTAACAGAAGAAAATGAAACAGAAATGTCTGATTTGCTGACAGATGTTGTATCTGAAAAAGCAGAACATTTATCTCAATTGTCTACAGAACCAGTAGGAAATTCTTTGTCATATCCAGATGGGGCTGTATCCTTAGATTCACCTTTTTATATTGAGCGATCGCCCATAGAAGAACTAGTATATCGAGAAGTAACTCAACCTGGTTGCGTAATTAGGATTCGCGCCCCCAGACAAATGGGTAAATCTTCTTTGGTACTGCGTCTTTTGTCCTTTGCAAATACGCAAAACTATCACACAGTTAACCTCAAATGTAACCAGATTGATGAGCAATGCTTCACTAACTTAAATAAGCTTTTACGTTGTATTTGTTGGCAAATCGCCACACAATTAGGGCTTGATCCTAGTCTTGATGACAAATGGGATGAGGAAATTGGTTGTAAGTTGATCTGTAGCTTATACGTTCAAAACTATATTCTGAAACAATGTCACAATCCTATAGTTTTAGTGTTGAATGATGTTGATCGGCTGTTTGAGTATCCACACATTGCTAACGATTTTTTTGTTTTATTGCGTTCTTGGTGCGAGGAAGCACGGCAAAATCATAATTGGCAGAAGCTAAGATTGGTAGTGGTTTACTCTACGGAACAGTATATTTCTCTAGATATCAACCATTCTCCCTTTAATGTTGGGCTACCCATCCGCCTGCATGAATTTACCCAGCAACAGGTAGAAGATTTAGCTAGACGATATGGGCTAAAGTGGACGGACGGTAAAGAATCGGCTCGGTTGATGTCTCTTGTGGGTGGTCATCCGGCACTGGTGCAACTGGCATTATATTATCTTAGTTCTGGGACTATGACTTTATCAGAACTGATCCAAGAAGCGATCGCCAATGGCGGGATCTATCGCCATCACCTACAACGACACTGGGCAAAGCTACAAGTTAATCCTCATTTAGCTAGAGTATATACTGAGCTAGTGACAACCAAACAAAGCACTTTTATTGATCCTATGGATGCTCATAAACTCGAAAGTTTAGGATTGATTTGTTTTGAAGGCGATCGCGTACTACCTCGTTGTGAACTCTACCGCACCTATTTTGTCAAGCAATTATCCACAATTGCTTCATGA
- a CDS encoding response regulator, which translates to MTIKKILLIDDEPTIRELVKICLNDLVGWNVVTAASAQAGLKHLEIERPDVILLDVLMPGMDFTTFLHRLHGNHSLKTIPVILLSVRADWFTSQQLQQLGVVQAIAKPFNPLTLPDQITRALGWSFHPEYEFTL; encoded by the coding sequence ATGACAATCAAGAAAATATTATTGATTGATGATGAACCGACGATTCGAGAACTTGTAAAAATTTGCTTAAATGATTTGGTGGGATGGAACGTGGTAACTGCTGCTTCTGCTCAAGCTGGGCTGAAACACCTAGAGATAGAACGTCCTGATGTAATCCTACTTGATGTTTTGATGCCGGGTATGGACTTTACTACGTTTCTCCACAGATTGCATGGAAACCATTCACTAAAAACAATTCCCGTGATTCTGTTGAGTGTCAGAGCAGATTGGTTTACGTCACAGCAACTTCAGCAGCTTGGTGTGGTTCAGGCGATCGCTAAACCTTTTAACCCTTTAACTTTACCTGATCAGATAACTCGCGCTTTGGGTTGGAGTTTTCACCCTGAGTATGAATTTACACTGTAA
- a CDS encoding response regulator: protein MSKRILVIDDEESLRDLACTCLEDLGGWEAIIVQSGREGLLKVQKYLVDVVLLDVSMPDMDGFQVYEQIKANPKTQDIPIILLTAKVLPDDYKRFAQLDIAGVITKPFNPLLICEQIMQMLGWSD from the coding sequence ATGAGCAAACGCATCTTGGTAATTGACGATGAAGAGTCGCTGCGAGACCTTGCCTGTACCTGCTTAGAGGATTTGGGAGGATGGGAGGCAATTATCGTTCAATCGGGTCGTGAAGGACTTTTGAAAGTCCAAAAGTATCTGGTGGATGTAGTTCTCCTTGATGTGTCAATGCCTGACATGGATGGGTTTCAAGTTTACGAGCAAATAAAAGCTAATCCTAAGACTCAGGATATTCCCATAATTTTGCTCACGGCTAAGGTATTACCAGATGATTACAAGCGCTTTGCTCAATTGGATATAGCCGGAGTCATCACTAAACCATTCAACCCATTACTGATTTGCGAACAAATCATGCAAATGCTTGGTTGGAGTGATTAG
- a CDS encoding PAS domain S-box protein — translation MRLSNLFRKRSANNEKLKISLQFILTVPFVLLIGGTTGLVSYVSWQNSQNSVNSLAYQLMNEMSDRIHLYLSNYLKTPHLINRLNVQASTLQHIDVTNPQSLERYFFAQVQEFASLRVHFINPQGGLIGAGNDERGVTISSTKDFKKGELYVYSVDSQRKRKKLLVHQHNYDGTQRPFYQQALSTGKPTWTSVYLYVPTSRGLGIAASYPLYNQRQELLGVFTSDIDLVSISKFLQQLRVGTHGQVFIMERSGLMVASSTPEQPFLTGMGGTQNQRLQVIQSQQPLIRLAGEHLRSHFGNLAQIQTAKQLNFDIKGKKQFLLVIPYNDQLGLDWLIVTVIPASDFTAEIDANTRLTIIFTIGALAGAIALGLFLTQFIIRSMEQLGQTSLALYNELHLRKIAELELRRQKDLCESIYNESADALFLVDPQTLLIADCNRRAVELFEADSKSELISIKVNTLQLQPFTSDELAQITTQIQQKGVWNTEIQYLTRKGNLFWGNLAAKEVTMVCDRPSVITNQVVYLVRVTDITERKRAETALLQSEARFQKIAAASPAQIYILAYYPDINQMRYEYISSGVQEIQELEPHQVLADPLLTYQQVHPDDLALYNQLTTRSLKTLKPFAHEWRIITPSGKVKWVRANSRPERRSNGEIAWYGVVLDITDLKQAEAALRESEERFRHAFYDAPIGMALLGLEDQQWLQANPMLREMLGYSELEFFSFQAFEIIHPEDIHRLENCITQVLSNQNPRVQVELRYLCNGGRIAWGLTSLSLVRDCQNQPLYYVLQIQDITEQQAIEQIKNEFISIVSHELRTPLTAIQGFLGLLNTGIYDNKSQKAKWMIQQALTNSDRLVRLVNDILDLERLSSGRVQLVKEVCHAADLMQRAVEGVQSIALASAITISLTPTTACVWASPDLIIQTLINLLSNAIKFSPHNSVITLSAQPQSDWVLFKVQDQGRGIPANKLETIFERFQQVDISDARAKGGTGLGLAICQSIIQQHDGSIWAESTLGEGSTFYFTLPISVKEL, via the coding sequence GTGAGGCTCTCCAATCTTTTTAGGAAAAGGTCAGCTAACAACGAAAAGCTGAAAATTTCCTTACAATTTATCCTCACCGTTCCCTTTGTGCTGTTAATAGGGGGAACAACAGGTTTAGTCAGTTATGTATCATGGCAAAATTCCCAAAATTCAGTCAATAGCTTGGCATATCAGTTGATGAATGAGATGAGCGATCGCATTCATTTATATTTAAGTAATTATTTAAAGACTCCACATTTAATTAACCGTCTCAATGTTCAAGCCAGCACACTCCAACATATAGACGTTACCAACCCTCAAAGTTTAGAACGTTATTTTTTTGCTCAGGTTCAAGAATTTGCTTCTCTGAGAGTCCATTTTATCAATCCTCAAGGGGGACTGATTGGAGCCGGCAACGATGAACGGGGTGTTACCATTTCCTCGACCAAAGATTTTAAAAAAGGAGAGCTTTATGTGTATAGCGTAGATAGTCAAAGAAAACGGAAGAAATTATTAGTTCATCAGCATAATTATGATGGCACTCAAAGACCTTTCTATCAACAGGCGCTCTCCACAGGCAAACCAACGTGGACATCGGTTTATTTATATGTACCGACTTCCAGAGGCTTAGGAATTGCTGCTAGCTACCCGCTTTATAACCAAAGACAAGAACTTCTGGGGGTTTTCACCAGCGATATAGACCTTGTGAGCATTAGTAAGTTCCTCCAGCAATTGCGGGTGGGTACTCACGGACAGGTATTTATTATGGAGCGTTCAGGATTAATGGTTGCGTCTTCAACCCCTGAACAACCATTCCTGACAGGTATGGGTGGGACACAAAATCAACGGCTCCAGGTGATACAAAGTCAGCAACCCCTAATTCGTTTAGCGGGTGAACATCTGCGATCGCACTTTGGTAATTTAGCTCAAATTCAGACCGCAAAGCAGCTCAATTTTGACATCAAAGGCAAAAAGCAATTTCTTCTCGTTATCCCTTACAACGACCAATTAGGACTTGACTGGTTGATTGTGACAGTGATCCCCGCCTCAGACTTTACCGCAGAAATTGATGCCAATACACGCCTAACAATAATTTTTACTATTGGGGCTTTAGCAGGAGCGATCGCTTTAGGATTATTTTTGACCCAATTTATTATCCGATCAATGGAACAATTGGGTCAAACTAGCTTGGCGCTCTACAACGAGCTGCACTTACGCAAAATTGCCGAATTAGAACTGCGACGGCAAAAAGACTTGTGTGAAAGCATTTATAATGAATCGGCTGATGCTCTGTTCTTAGTAGATCCGCAAACACTGTTAATTGCCGACTGTAATCGTCGAGCAGTAGAACTATTTGAAGCTGACAGTAAAAGTGAACTAATTAGTATTAAAGTTAACACTCTTCAACTGCAACCATTTACCTCAGACGAACTGGCACAAATCACCACCCAAATCCAGCAAAAAGGTGTTTGGAACACGGAAATTCAATACCTGACGCGCAAAGGAAATTTGTTTTGGGGCAACCTCGCAGCCAAGGAAGTGACGATGGTCTGCGACCGACCGTCGGTTATCACTAACCAAGTGGTTTATCTAGTACGAGTAACAGATATTACTGAGCGCAAGCGAGCCGAAACCGCCCTGCTACAAAGTGAAGCTCGCTTTCAAAAAATTGCCGCCGCTTCTCCGGCACAGATTTATATTTTGGCTTATTACCCAGATATAAATCAAATGCGTTATGAATATATCAGTTCCGGGGTGCAAGAAATTCAAGAATTAGAACCCCATCAGGTTTTGGCAGATCCTCTACTGACTTATCAACAAGTTCATCCTGATGATCTCGCTCTCTACAATCAGCTAACAACTCGTAGCCTCAAAACCCTCAAACCCTTTGCTCATGAATGGCGAATTATTACACCCTCTGGCAAAGTCAAGTGGGTACGCGCCAACTCCCGGCCAGAACGTCGCTCCAATGGTGAAATTGCTTGGTACGGAGTTGTATTAGATATCACTGACCTTAAACAAGCCGAGGCCGCTTTGCGTGAGAGTGAAGAGAGATTTCGCCACGCGTTTTATGATGCTCCCATTGGTATGGCGTTGCTGGGATTGGAGGATCAACAATGGTTGCAAGCCAATCCCATGCTCAGGGAAATGTTGGGCTATTCTGAGTTAGAATTTTTCAGCTTCCAGGCATTTGAGATCATTCACCCAGAAGATATTCATCGGCTAGAAAACTGCATCACACAAGTTTTGAGTAATCAGAATCCCAGAGTTCAGGTAGAGTTGCGTTACCTGTGTAATGGAGGACGCATTGCTTGGGGACTAACAAGCTTGTCCCTGGTGCGAGATTGCCAGAATCAACCGTTGTACTATGTGCTGCAAATCCAAGATATCACCGAACAACAAGCTATTGAACAGATAAAAAATGAGTTCATTTCTATCGTCAGTCATGAACTGCGTACCCCACTCACAGCCATTCAAGGATTTTTAGGACTGTTGAACACTGGTATATACGACAACAAATCACAAAAAGCCAAATGGATGATCCAACAAGCTTTAACAAATAGCGATCGCCTCGTGCGGTTGGTAAATGATATTTTGGATTTAGAACGTTTGTCTTCTGGGCGAGTACAACTTGTCAAAGAAGTCTGCCATGCCGCAGATTTAATGCAACGAGCTGTAGAAGGAGTACAGTCAATCGCCCTAGCATCTGCTATCACAATTTCCCTGACTCCCACCACCGCTTGCGTTTGGGCTTCTCCCGACTTAATTATTCAAACCCTCATCAATTTATTGAGCAACGCCATCAAGTTTTCTCCTCATAACTCAGTGATTACTTTGTCTGCTCAACCCCAATCAGACTGGGTACTGTTTAAAGTCCAAGACCAAGGCAGAGGTATCCCTGCCAACAAACTAGAAACAATATTTGAACGTTTTCAGCAAGTGGACATCTCTGACGCTCGTGCTAAGGGTGGTACAGGTTTAGGTTTGGCAATTTGTCAAAGTATTATTCAACAGCATGATGGTAGTATTTGGGCAGAAAGTACCCTTGGTGAAGGCAGCACCTTTTATTTCACTTTGCCAATATCAGTAAAAGAACTATGA